The following are from one region of the Amia ocellicauda isolate fAmiCal2 chromosome 1, fAmiCal2.hap1, whole genome shotgun sequence genome:
- the LOC136750107 gene encoding aerolysin-like protein codes for MAVVAGFGPLASFIGAAEGVALQADNGQFLSCIERSSIYNIEAAKSTKDPWCKFIVEKVNDSKVRLKDQRGVYLSRINRGDVNHIEAAKNKPDVCCEFSVFNKNDKVIFRADNGLFLSRVHRSNQNIEAAKEGVDVCCEFSLSIGDVISPKFEIVNIDFGKIPDLSDKPSVVKSDYYTNESSVNQSHTFKLNWQNTVTETTTWTHTWGLSTTVSSDFKFLSASVTVSYSGQYGTSSSKERTISMAEETTITIPPKTKITVKLMVNKDDHAEIPFTATIKKTKASGEVEMLTEKGTWKGVAYENVRLKIEEEKV; via the exons atg gCGGTGGTTGCTGGTTTTGGTCCACTGGCATCCTTTATTGGTGCTGCAGAGGGTGTGGCTCTACAGGCTGACAACGGCCAGTTTCTCAGCTGTATTGAGCGAAGCTCTATTTATAACATAGAGGCTGCCAAGAGCACCAAAGACCCCTGGTGCAAATTCATAGTGGAGAAAGTCAACGATTCAAAAGTCCGTCTCAAAGACCAGAGAGGTGTTTACCTCAGTCGAATTAACAGGGGTGATGTCAACCATATCGAGGCAGCCAAGAATAAGCCTGATGTATGCTGTGAGTTCAGTGTTTTCAACAAGAATGATAAAGTCATATTTAGAGCTGACAATGGCCTGTTCTTAAGCCGAGTTCATCGGAGTAATCAGAACATTGAGGCTGCTAAAGAAGGTGTTGATGTATGTTGTGAATTTTCGCTGAGTATCGGAGATGTTATCAGCCCCAAGTTTGAAATTGTCAATATAGATTTCGGCAAAATCCCAGACCTGAGTGACAAGCCCTCTGTGGTGAAAAGTGATTACTACACTAATGAAAGCAGTGTGAACCAATCCCACACCTTCAAACTAAactggcagaacacagtcacagagaccACGACCTGGACTCATACCTGGGGGCTGTCCACTACCGTGTCTTCTGATTTTAAGTTCTTAAGTGCCTCAGTCACCGTCTCATACTCTGGACAATATGGCACCAGCTCATCAAAAGAGAGAACCATCTCCATGGCAGAAGAGACTACCATCACCATTCCTCCTAAAACCAAGATCACAGTGAAGCTGATGGTCAACAAGGATGATCATGCTGAGATTCCCTTCACAGCTACAATCAAGAAGACCAAGGCCAGTGGAGAGGTTGAGATGCTCACTGAGAAAGGCACCTGGAAGGGTGTGGCTTACGAAAATGTAAGGCTTAAAATCGAGGAAGAAAAGGTATAA
- the LOC136750115 gene encoding aerolysin-like protein codes for MAVVAGFGPLASFIGAAEGVALQADNGQFLSCIERSSIYNIEAAKSTKDPWCKFIVEKVNDLKVRLKDQRGVYLSRINRGDVNHIEAAKAMPDVYCEFSVFNKNGKVVFRADNGLFLSRIYRSNQNIEAAKEGVDVCCEFSPSIGDVISPKFEIVDIDFGKIPDLSDKPSVVKSDYYINESSVNQSHTFKLNWQDTVTETTTWTHTWGLSTTVSSDFKFLSASVTISYSGEYGTSSSKERTISMAEETTITIPPKTKIIVKLMVNKDDHAEIPFTATIKKTKASGEVEMLTEKGTWKGVAYENVRLKIEEAEV; via the exons ATG gCAGTAGTTGCTGGTTTTGGTCCACTGGCATCCTTTATTGGTGCTGCAGAGGGTGTAGCTCTACAGGCTGACAACGGCCAGTTCCTCAGCTGTATTGAGCGAAGCTCTATTTATAACATAGAGGCTGCCAAGAGCACCAAAGACCCCTGGTGCAAATTCATAGTGGAGAAAGTCAATGATTTGAAAGTCCGTCTCAAAGATCAGAGAGGTGTTTATCTCAGTCGAATTAACAGGGGTGATGTCAACCATATCGAGGCAGCCAAGGCTATGCCTGATGTTTACTGTGAGTTCAGTGTTTTCAACAAGAATGGGAAAGTTGTTTTTAGAGCCGACAATGGCCTGTTCTTAAGCCGAATTTATCGGAGTAATCAGAACATTGAGGCTGCTAAAGAAGGTGTTGATGTATGTTGTGAATTTTCACCAAGTATTGGAGATGTTATCAGCCCCAAGTTTGAAATTGTTGATATAGATTTCGGCAAAATCCCAGACCTGAGTGACAAGCCCTCTGTGGTTAAAAGCGATTACTACATTAATGAAAGCAGTGTGAACCAATCCCACACCTTCAAACTAAACTGGCAGGACACAGTCACAGAGACCACGACCTGGACTCATACCTGGGGGCTGTCCACTACCGTGTCTTCTGATTTTAAGTTCTTAAGTGCCTCAGTCACCATCTCATACTCTGGAGAATATGGCACCAGCTCCTCAAAAGAGAGAACCATCTCCATGGCAGAAGAGACTACCATCACCATTCCTCCCAAAACCAAGATCATAGTGAAGCTGATGGTCAACAAGGATGATCATGCTGAGATTCCCTTCACAGCTACAATCAAGAAGACCAAGGCCAGTGGAGAGGTTGAGATGCTCACTGAGAAAGGCACCTGGAAGGGTGTGGCTTACGAAAATGTAAGGCTTAAAATCGAGGAAGCTGAAGTGTAA